From the Lolium rigidum isolate FL_2022 chromosome 2, APGP_CSIRO_Lrig_0.1, whole genome shotgun sequence genome, one window contains:
- the LOC124687289 gene encoding N-glycosylase/DNA lyase OGG1, whose translation MRLPLSPRLAAAAAMPPRHRRLVTPPMPPPPPLLSSTPPPAKLVETPKPGTPQPHPPPARRRLPLPLADDEEWHPLALSAADLSLPLTLPTGQTFLWRRTSLSPLRFTGAVGPHLVSLSHLPDGRLAFLLHNADPAATPSSSSVPAARAALCDYLNAAVPLADLWRQFTAADARFAEVAARLGGGGARVLRQDPVQCLFQFLCSSNNNIARIEKMVWTLAGYGERLGEVGGFVFHRFPTIERLAQVPEQELRDAGFGYRAKYIVGTAKELVAKPGGGAKWLALLRDRELPEVIEGLCTLPGVGPKVAACIALFSLDKNQAIPVDTHVWKVATQYLLPELAGKSLTPKLSIVVADAFVAKFGEYAGWAQTVLFIGQLPAQKLLATEVTSDATKATKRKRGAKIVEIQT comes from the exons ATGCGTCTTCCACTctcccctcgcctcgccgccgccgccgcgatgccCCCACGCCACCGTCGCCTCGTCACACCGCCGatgcctcctccccctcccctcctctcctccaccccaCCTCCGGCAAAACTCGTAGAAACCCCAAAACCCGGAACCCCCCAGCCGCACCCTccccccgcccgccgccgcctccccctccccctcgccgacgacgaggagtgGCACCCCCTCGCTCTCTCCGCCGCCGACCTCTCGCTCCCCCTCACCCTCCCCACCGGCCAGACCTTCCTCTGGCGCCGCACCTCCCTCTCCCCGCTCAGATTCACCGGCGCCGTGGGCCCGCACCTCGTCTCCCTCTCCCACCTCCCCGACGGCCGCCTCGCCTTCCTCCTCCACAACGCCGACCCCGCCgccacgccctcctcctcctccgtacccgccgcccgcgccgcgctgTGCGACTACCTCAACGCCGCCGTCCCGCTCGCCGACCTCTGGCGCCAGTTCACCGCCGCCGACGCGCGCTTCGCCGAGGTCGCCGcgcgcctcggcggcggcggcgcccgggtGCTCCGGCAGGACCCGGTCCAGTGCCTGTTCCAGTTCCTCTGCTCCTCCAACAACAACATCGCAAGGATCGAGAAGATGGTCTGGACGCTGGCCGGATACGGGGAGCGGCTTGGCGAGGTCGGCGGCTTCGTCTTCCACCGGTTCCCCACCATCGAGCGCCTCGCGCAGGTACCGGAGCAGGAGCTTCGGGACGCCGGATTTGGGTACAG GGCAAAGTACATTGTTGGCACTGCTAAAGAATTGGTAGCAAAGCCTGGTGGAGGTGCGAAATGGCTTGCCTTGTTGCGTGACAGGGAACTTCCTGAGGTGATTGAGGGTCTTTGCACCCTGCCAGGTGTTGGCCCAAAAGTTGCAGCCTGCATTGCTCTCTTCTCCCTTGACAAGAATCAGGCTATACCTGTTGATACACATGTCTGGAAG GTTGCCACACAATATCTGTTACCCGAGCTAGCTGGCAAGAGCCTGACCCCAAAGCTGAGTATTGTTGTGGCCGATGCATTTGTAGCTAAATTTGGGGAGTATGCTGGTTGGGCGCAGACTGTTCTTTTCATTGGCCAGCTACCTGCTCAGAAACTTCTGGCTACTGAAGTTACCAGTGACGCGACAAAAGCTACCAAGAGGAAGCGTGGGGCAAAGATTGTTGAAATACAGACGTAA